AAGTTGCTGTTTCTTATGGTTGTTGCGTTGAATATTGGTTTGATAGCGGGTGAGATTGTGAGGGAGCGGTTGAGGGGTGAGATGAAGGTTAAGTATTCTGGGCCTTTTGTGTTTTTCTACCTTCTGGGTAGGGCTAGTGTGCTGGGGTTAGGGAAGGAAGATTTGAGAGTTGCTTGGATGAGTTATGAACACGAGGTATTCAGAATACTTTTTCACAAAAAAATACCAAACTCTTGACCAAACTTCAGTATAATTTGTATTGAACTATCTCTTATTATGTTATATAATCAATAATGTGAAGGAAGGAAGAGCTTTCTTAAAAATTTTCTTACTGCTTCTTACTATGGCCCTTGTGATCTTGGTAAGTGGGACAGGTTTTTTTGATATTTCTCTGATGTTTTATGATCTTTATATTTCGTCGTATTATTGTGAAATAGATATTTCCAAAACCAATCTTACTCTCTCAGGCACACCTTTTAATGATATCTTTTCCTTAAAAATTGAGGAGGAGTATAAGTTTGTTGTTAAAGATAGTAAGAAAATGCTGTTTAGGTTTTGGAAAGTTCCACTTTTTTGTGCTATGAATAGTGAAATAGAGAAATCTAATTTTTCTTATCTTGGTGATGAGTTTGTAGCTCTTCTTAGTTTAGAGAGTGATTCTGGAATTCCGTATGTGAAAGACAGCGGAGGTAGGTTTTACATTGTAGGAGATCGTGGTTATCTTTATCAGATATCTTCAGCAATTTCGTCTATTGCAAACAACAACGAAGTGGGAATTATTTCTAGGGATTTGTATTTTGATAAAGGTGAATATTCGTTTAGGAGTAGTTACTTGGTATATTTTGTATACAGAAATGATGGTCATAATTCTCATGTAAACATCAAGCTTGCAGATGAGCATTCTCCTTACAAGAAAGTTACGATAGTGATAAAAGACAACGAAGGTGTTATTGAGGAGGTTTATCCTCACTTATCTACCTCTTTCTTCTCAATTCCATTAGTAATTAGCAGGTGGTTATCTGAGGTATTCCCAAATCTTACAGGTTCTACATTCAGAAAGGAGGGTAATACTTACCTTATAGAGGGCATATCTCCTAAAGACAAGATAATAGGTATTGAGATTTTGATGAAAAATGTCCCTATTCTGGGTATTAAGAAGAGAGATAATAATGTTGCAATTATTACCAAAGTTGTCAATATCTTTGAGGACCTACTTCAGCTTCTAAGGGTAATAGTTGATTACCTAGTAGTGTTTCTTGTTATATTTCTGCCGATAGGTGCTTTTATAGTTTACACTAAGTATGGTAGAGAGAAGTTTGCGGTTGTTCCTAAGTATTTGAGTTTTCTACCAAATAGGGATAGAAAACCTTGGATGGTAAATGGTGTTTTTATGAGAGAGTCAACAGAT
The Brevinematia bacterium genome window above contains:
- a CDS encoding DUF2207 domain-containing protein — its product is MKEGRAFLKIFLLLLTMALVILVSGTGFFDISLMFYDLYISSYYCEIDISKTNLTLSGTPFNDIFSLKIEEEYKFVVKDSKKMLFRFWKVPLFCAMNSEIEKSNFSYLGDEFVALLSLESDSGIPYVKDSGGRFYIVGDRGYLYQISSAISSIANNNEVGIISRDLYFDKGEYSFRSSYLVYFVYRNDGHNSHVNIKLADEHSPYKKVTIVIKDNEGVIEEVYPHLSTSFFSIPLVISRWLSEVFPNLTGSTFRKEGNTYLIEGISPKDKIIGIEILMKNVPILGIKKRDNNVAIITKVVNIFEDLLQLLRVIVDYLVVFLVIFLPIGAFIVYTKYGREKFAVVPKYLSFLPNRDRKPWMVNGVFMRESTDINAFVATLWDIERRGLVSIDEGGITIKSRKIEDLDEYELRVFNFITKYSSKEAEVKRFDFNGFKSLVDEYYRNSQISELQLIKEDFDSVVSYSASDLMREFVDRSGEMVLFKICKITVIGISVMFLMLYILSKVFLGYIYFADLFWKILGFVAMSIVLLLQPSHLFGRWKGELYKEKLEWEAFARFLSSFTKIKEMGFDRVGMDVWKEWFVYAVALGVGGKFVENLMNLGLEIPVVSSAYYSSLESLTDIYNTTSSHVSSLSSQSGGGGYGGSGGSGGGGAGGR